The Natrinema sp. DC36 genome includes the window GACGAAGCTCGCGGGGATGCCGATCGACGAGAGTCCCACGACGATTCCCGAACTGATCACGGCGACGACGATCGCCGCCGTCAGCGGGAGGTGCGTAATATCGTTACCGAGCGTGTCGAGGGTGCGGCGGGCGATGGTAAAGCAGCCGACCGCGACCGCCGCCGAACCGATCAGGATCAGCGGCACCATAGCGACGTCGCCGGTACCGTAGATCGGCGCGATCGCGTTGGCGATGTTGCTCGTTCCCGATGCGAAGCCCATCAGACAACCGATTCCGACGACGACCATCGCACCCGTGATTTCCCGGCGGGTGGCGTCAGCGCCGAACTGGAGCCGTGGGGCGAGCCCCGAGCGGTCGATCGTGACCATCGGTCGTCCCTCTTCATTCCCTTCGATGGCGACCCAGGCGTTGATTCGGGGGTAGAAGTACCGCCCGACGACGCCCGCGACCCAGAAGCCGGTGATCGGGGCCACGACCCACCAGATGACGATCTCGCCCAGCACCTCGAGGTCGAGTTCACCGGTCGCCATTCCCAGGGCGGCGATCGCGCCGACCGCGGTCATCGACGTCGAGGCGGGGACGCCGGCGTAGTTGCCGACGAACAGCGCGCCGCCGATGAAGAAGAGCACGGCGACGTTCGATCGCATCGTGAAGATCGACGTGTCGGTGACGAGGTCGTTGCCGAGCGTATCGACGACCTGCGGACCGATGGTATAGGCCCCGACGAAGAAGAATACCGACATCAGTCCGGCGGCCATCACCTTCGTGATCACGTTCGCGCCGACGGCCGGCCCGAACGCGGGCCCGGTCGTCGAGCCGCCGATGTTGAACCCGACAAAGACGGCGACGAGAATCCCGACGATCAGCAGTACTTCCGGCACGTTCGGTAGTCATGCGATCCGACCCTAAAAACGCGCTTATTTGTGGCAGTGTCGGCGAGCTACCAGTTAGTCCCCACTCGATCGAGAGTTGACGATACGCTACTCGTGCCTGCTCGAGCCGAAGCAATCGGAGCGAAAACGCCGACGACGATAATGGTGGTTCGTCTCGACCGCGATCCAAAAGGACTTCCCGAATCGGACCCTGTCCTATAATATCATGTTATCACACGCGTACTCAGTGCAGTCGGGCGGCGATCCGAAGAACGGACGACAGTCCTCGCGATCGGAGAGCACGTCGATCGATGGGGTTGCGACAGTTGGTCGGCTATGAGACCGGCGCGCATCGACGCGATCATCGACTTCGCGTACGGCGGGTTGATTCTGCTCGCGGTCGTCCTCATCGCGACGCTCGATATTCGGGTCGGGTTGACGTTCGGGCTGGGGGTCTTCTCCTCGTACGTCCTCCACGTCGTCTGGAAGATGGCCCGGTTCGATCCCGACTGGATGACGTCGACCGTCCAGGAAACCGTCGAGAAGTCGGTCGAGCGGTCGGTCGAGGAAACGGTCGGCGACACCGTCGAGAAACAGGTCGAAGAAACGGTCGATAAGACAGTCGGCGACACCGTCGAGCAAACCGTCAGTGAGACCGTCGAAGAGACGGTGGATCAGACAGTCGGTGAAACCGTCGAAAAAACGGTGAGTGAAACCGTCGAAGAAACGGTTGAAGAAACGGTCGGTGAAACCGTCAAAGAAACGGTCGACGAAACGGTCAAAGAAACAGTCGATGAGACGGTCGGTGAAACCGTCGAGGAGACGGTCGAAGAAACGGTCGGCGACCAACTCGAGGAGGTACAGGCCAAGGTCGAGTCCGTCGACGAACGCGTCGACCGTCGGCCTCGAGAGGACGAAGTCGAAGAACTGCTCGAGGAATCGGACGACGGTGACCGGGGCGACCGTACCGAGAACTGAGCGGTTCCGAACTATCCCGTTCACCGAACGACCACGACTGGAACCGGTGACCGACGAACGACCGTTTCCGCGACGTCCCCGACGAACAGTCGTTCCGAAACGGTTCCACCGTATGTCCCGATCACGACCGTCTCATAGTCGTCAGCGCGGTTGATGATCGTACGAACCGGATGGCCGAGTTCGACAATGGTCTCGAGGTCCGCGAGACCGTTGGTGTCCGCCGGAGTTCGCGCGTGATCGAAGACCGGCTGTGCGAGTTCCTGCGCTTCGTCCTCGAGATCGTCGGCGAGCGCGAAGCCGACTGCCTCGCCCCACATCAACGATGGTTCGCCTACGACGGTCAGGACGGTTATATCGGCGTCCGGGTAGGCCTCGAGGGTGTACTCGAGTGCACGTTCGCTCATCTCCGAACCGTTCAGCGGAACGAGAACGCGACCGACGACGACAGAGAGAATAATCCCGAGGAGTTACCCGACGAATGGAACTGCGACGAAGAAGCCGTAGGCGAGAATCGTCGACATCGACGGGCCGATGATCCACATCGAGACGTACTTCATGATGGCCCGCGGGTTGAACAGATCGCCCGCATTCAGGACCTCCTCGGACTCTTCCTCGCCGATCCGCGTGACCGGGGCCTCTGGCTCCGCCTTCAGTGCACCCATCGACATCTCCGCGTCGACCTGACCGCGAACGGCGTCTCGAGCCGTGACGGGACGGGTGGCTCGCCCCCAGCCCAGTCCGACGATCGTCATCACCGACGCCATCACGAGGCTGATCGGAATCCCGGCCGCCGAGAGCAGGGTCGTAATCGTCGAGGCGGTGATCATGACGACGAGAGCCGCGAGTAACGGGATATCGCTGAGTTCGCTGCCGACGGACTCCATCGTCCGGCGGGCGATAGTAAAGCCGCCCAGCCCGATCGCGACGGTTGCGATGATAATCGCGTTATCGGCCCCGAGCGCGCCGCTGCTGACCAGTGGCGCAACTGCGTTCGGGACGTTGCTCGCACCGGCGCTGAACGCCATGTAACAGCCGATAACGAGGACGACTATCGTCCCGACGAGTTCCTGACCGGTCGTGTTCGGACCGAGGCCGATCGACGGAAGCGATCCGGTCCGGTCGACGGTGAGCAACGACCCCTCGGTCGCCGAGATCTCGAACCGTCGATTGAGTTCCGGGTAGATGTACCGGCCGACGAACGCGCCGATCCAGAGGGCGAGGATCGGCGTGACGATCCACCACGAGATGATCCAACCGATCGTCTCGAAGTCGAGCGTTCCCGTGGCCAGCCCCAGTCCCGCGATCGCCCCGACGGTCGTCATCGACGTCGGGACGGGGACGCCGAAGATGTTCGCGATAAGAATCCCCAGTCCGATGAAGAAGAGAACGGCGACGCCCGCCGCGAGCGAGATTTCGATCGCGATGATGTCGCCGCTGAGCGTGTCCATCACGTTTCTGCCGACGGTCCAGCCGCCGAGAAAGACGAAGAAGGTCATCAGTCCGGCCGCGGACGCCTTGCTGAGGAGACCGGCACCCACAGCGGGCCCCCACGCGATCCCGGTCGACGAGCCGCCGATATTGAATCCGACGAAAATCGAGGCGACGATTCCCACCAGTAGAACGGTTTCGACCATCCAGCGGTAGTAAAAGGATGCTCCTGAAAGAAGTACTGAAACTGATCGCAGCAAGAGCGCCGCGATACTGCAACCCGGCGACACCCTCGCGCGACTATCGGCGCGAACGCCTCGGCCGATAGTTCGACTGACGGCTCGCGTCACGACGGTCGGCGGACCCACTCACACCCCCCAGAAGACCGCGATTCCGAGGACGGTCACGATCGACAACACCACCTGCAGCGGCGCGCCGATCCGGGCGTAGTCACCGAAGCGGTAGCCGCCGGGGCCGTAGACGAACAGATTCGTCTGGTAGCCGATCGGGCCCAGAAACGCGGTGCTCGCGGCGAAGGTCACCGCGAGCACGAACGCGAACGGGTTCGCGCCGATTCCTGCGGCTGCCGCTGCCGCGACGGGAATCAGAAGAACGACACTGGCGTTGTTGCTGATAATGTTGGTCAGCAGCGCCGTGAGCAGGTAGAACAGCCAGAGGACCACGATTTCG containing:
- a CDS encoding inorganic phosphate transporter produces the protein MPEVLLIVGILVAVFVGFNIGGSTTGPAFGPAVGANVITKVMAAGLMSVFFFVGAYTIGPQVVDTLGNDLVTDTSIFTMRSNVAVLFFIGGALFVGNYAGVPASTSMTAVGAIAALGMATGELDLEVLGEIVIWWVVAPITGFWVAGVVGRYFYPRINAWVAIEGNEEGRPMVTIDRSGLAPRLQFGADATRREITGAMVVVGIGCLMGFASGTSNIANAIAPIYGTGDVAMVPLILIGSAAVAVGCFTIARRTLDTLGNDITHLPLTAAIVVAVISSGIVVGLSSIGIPASFVVIATMSIVGLGWGRATRTTTLSGVRAGEETRVSVGALTAEEEGERSPQIGEEEPEDIPQASDLFDPSTTARVILMQNVVPAISTIGAYLTFRFIPIFGF
- a CDS encoding universal stress protein; protein product: MLSVVVGRVLVPLNGSEMSERALEYTLEAYPDADITVLTVVGEPSLMWGEAVGFALADDLEDEAQELAQPVFDHARTPADTNGLADLETIVELGHPVRTIINRADDYETVVIGTYGGTVSERLFVGDVAETVVRRSPVPVVVVR
- a CDS encoding inorganic phosphate transporter, with protein sequence MVETVLLVGIVASIFVGFNIGGSSTGIAWGPAVGAGLLSKASAAGLMTFFVFLGGWTVGRNVMDTLSGDIIAIEISLAAGVAVLFFIGLGILIANIFGVPVPTSMTTVGAIAGLGLATGTLDFETIGWIISWWIVTPILALWIGAFVGRYIYPELNRRFEISATEGSLLTVDRTGSLPSIGLGPNTTGQELVGTIVVLVIGCYMAFSAGASNVPNAVAPLVSSGALGADNAIIIATVAIGLGGFTIARRTMESVGSELSDIPLLAALVVMITASTITTLLSAAGIPISLVMASVMTIVGLGWGRATRPVTARDAVRGQVDAEMSMGALKAEPEAPVTRIGEEESEEVLNAGDLFNPRAIMKYVSMWIIGPSMSTILAYGFFVAVPFVG